Proteins encoded together in one Candidatus Cloacimonadota bacterium window:
- the crcB gene encoding fluoride efflux transporter CrcB produces MTPKSARYIRELRMFSYKFSVQDVLLVIAGGALGSFLRYCVTLISHYQTSSPFPYKTLIINVIGCFLVGFLTMRFQHHANHQMIRLFFIIGFLGAFTTFSAFSYETVILYQSGHVKTALMNILASTLSGVLAVVMGMWVGISMR; encoded by the coding sequence ATGACTCCTAAATCCGCAAGATATATTCGGGAGTTAAGAATGTTCAGTTACAAGTTCTCAGTACAAGATGTTCTATTGGTAATAGCTGGGGGAGCATTGGGTAGTTTCCTAAGGTATTGCGTCACTTTGATTTCTCATTACCAGACTAGCAGTCCCTTTCCCTACAAAACTCTCATCATTAACGTAATAGGTTGTTTCCTGGTGGGATTTTTGACCATGAGATTTCAACATCATGCCAATCATCAGATGATCAGATTGTTTTTTATCATCGGTTTTTTGGGGGCATTCACTACTTTCTCGGCATTCAGCTATGAGACGGTGATTCTATACCAATCTGGGCATGTCAAGACAGCCTTAATGAACATTCTGGCCTCAACCTTATCTGGGGTCTTAGCTGTAGTTATGGGCATGTGGGTTGGTATATCGATGCGATAA
- a CDS encoding dihydrofolate reductase family protein → MLRPNVVLYVCASVDSRISMGTNSTMFDSFKEPKLYGMLCSPVEWENFRREVFELYEPDMFLEGSNMLVAENAELIELPEYKENNNDLYEDFLPEDILNNPQRKTWTSVVDGRGRFRNGYTAQCDDPDTYMVHLTTHTAPPEYLAFLRMRKLPYLIEGRDKVDMRKMLQKVRSKLRVKTIATSSGGKLSGALIRASLLDEINILLSPIVIGGYTIPTLFASEEINWPNVVPNTLKLLAVKKMDNDKLWLRYKVLYY, encoded by the coding sequence ATGTTAAGACCCAATGTAGTACTATATGTTTGTGCCTCTGTGGATAGCCGAATTAGCATGGGCACAAATTCTACCATGTTTGATTCGTTCAAAGAACCGAAGCTGTATGGCATGCTTTGCAGTCCTGTAGAATGGGAGAACTTTCGTCGGGAAGTATTTGAACTTTATGAGCCGGATATGTTTCTGGAGGGAAGCAATATGTTGGTGGCAGAGAACGCAGAATTGATCGAGCTTCCAGAGTATAAAGAAAACAATAATGATCTTTACGAGGACTTTTTGCCGGAGGATATCCTTAATAACCCGCAGCGCAAGACCTGGACTTCGGTGGTAGATGGCAGAGGTCGCTTTAGAAATGGCTACACTGCTCAGTGTGATGATCCAGATACATATATGGTGCATTTGACCACCCATACCGCTCCTCCAGAATACTTGGCTTTTCTGCGTATGCGCAAACTTCCTTATCTAATTGAAGGCCGGGATAAGGTGGATATGAGGAAAATGCTCCAAAAAGTTAGGAGCAAGCTCAGGGTCAAAACGATTGCGACCAGCTCCGGAGGTAAGCTCAGCGGCGCCTTAATTCGAGCTTCACTCTTGGATGAGATAAACATTCTGCTCAGCCCTATCGTAATCGGAGGATACACTATTCCCACTCTCTTTGCCTCTGAGGAGATTAATTGGCCAAATGTTGTGCCAAATACTCTCAAGCTTTTGGCAGTGAAAAAAATGGATAACGACAAGCTCTGGCTGAGATACAAGGTGCTCTATTATTAG